In Comamonas koreensis, the genomic stretch AGCCGCTCCTGCACCGCCACAACAGCGGAGACCACGCAGGTGGCTCCGCTGTTTTTTTATGCCTCAGAGCGCTGCAGCACGGCGCAAAAATCGCCGCAGTGACCAGGCCGCTAATGCAGGGAACAGCGCAAACACGGCAAACAACCAGAGCGCCGAGCGGCCCAGCGCTGCCGGGTCGCCCAGCGCGGTCAACCCCAGCGCATTGGCCACCAGGCCCACCAGCGCTGCGCCCACTGCCATGCCATAGAGCTGCACCATCGTGATGCCCGAGGCGGCGCTGTCGGCCTCCTGGGCACTGGCGCTGTGCATGATGGCATTGAGCACATGGGGCCAGGCCATGCCCACCCCCAGACCGAGCACAGCCAGCGCCAGGCCGCAGACCACCAGCGCCGCCTGGCCCTGCCAGGGCATGGCCAGCGCCAAGGCCACCAGGGCCAACGTGCACAGCACCGGGCCGATCAGCATCAGTGCCCTGCCGGCCCGGCCACTTTTGCCCGAGAACAACACCGACGCCACCGACCAGCCGCCGGCGAGCAAAGCCGTCACATAGCCCGCCGTCAGCGGTTGCAAGCCATGCAAGTGCTGCAGCAGATAGGGCACAAACACCTCCGTCATCGTCCCCACCAGCAGCAGTGCGATGGCGGCGTACAGCATGCCCAGCGGCTGGCCGAGCGCCGTGCTGCCCTCGGGCAGCAGGCGGCGGCTGGCGCGGCGCTCATGCCAGATCGCAGCCGCACCGGCCAGCAAGCCTGCCGCGCCCAGCAGCCATTGCCAGAGCGGTGCAGTCACCACACTGGCCGCCGCCACCAACAGCACCGACAGCGCCAGCAGCACAATCTGCAGCCCGGCAATGCGGCCGTCCTGCGCGGGTGTGCTGCGCAGCAGGCGCTGCGGGGCCAGTTGGTGCTGCACCAGCAGCATTTGCAGCACTAGCGAGGGCAACAAGGCGCCAAAGGCCAGCCGCCAATGGCCGGCCTGGGCGAACAGCCCGCCTACCGCCGGGCCGCTCAGGGTGGCCACGCCCCACATCGCCGAGATCAGCCCAATCGCACGCGGCCACAGCGCGGGCGGAAACACCAGCCGGATCAAGGTGTAGCTCAGCGCACCCACTGCCCCGCCCCCCAGGCCCTGAACTGCCCGGCCCAGCAGCAGCATCGGCATGGACGGCGCCATCGCGCACAGCAGGCTGCCCAGGCTGAACACCAGCAGGCCTGCGAGCATGGCACCCCGCGCGCCCCAGCCGGCCAGCATGCGCACCGCCAGTGCAGCGCCGATGATGGAGGCCACGACAAACAAGGTGGTGCTCCAGGCATACCAGGCCAGGCCGCCGATCTCCTGCACCACCGAAGGCAGGATCGTGGTGACGATGTGCACATTGATCGCATGCATGGCCACCGCGCCGGTCAGCGCCAGCGCCTTGAGGCCATGGGGCCGGCCCAGCAGCTGGGCCCAGCCGGCAGGCGCTTCGGGCACGGGCGCGGCGCCTGTGGTGAGGGGTGATGAAGTTGAGGATGCCATGCCATTCCTGGTTGTGAAATAATGCAAGTATTGTCTTTGATAATCCCACGCTCTCAGCAATAAAACAAGCTATCACTTGTATAAATAAATGCCATCGCTCCCCATCGACCCCTCGTCCACCATGCGCATGCTAGAAGCCCTGAAGCGCCAGGCCCCCGCCAGCACCGCCGACTTGGCGCGCACGCTGCAGATGACGGCCGAGGCCGCTCGCCAGCAGATCAACAAGCTGGCTGACCAGGGCCTCGTGCAGGCCGATCTGCAAAAACCGGCGGGCGCGGGCCGGCCGCGCCAGCTGTGGACCTTGACGGCTGCGGGCCAGCGTTACTTTCCCGATGCCCATGCGCAACTCACGGTGCAGCTCATTGGCGCCATCGAAAAGCTCTTTGGCCAGCAGGGCATGGACGGCCTGATCAGCGAGCGCGAAGCGCAATCACGCAGCCGCTACCGCCAGGCCTGCACCGCCCCCGGACTGCCCGAGCGCCTGGCGCAGCTGGCCGAGGTCCGCACGCAAGAGGGCTATATGGCCCATGTCGAGCCCCACCCGCAAGGCTGGCTGCTGGTGGAGCACCACTGCCCCATCTGCGCTGCGGCACAGAGCTGCCGGGGCTTTTGCCGTTCGGAGCAGGCGCTGTTCCAGGAGGTGGTCGCAGGCTTGGCTACGTTGGAGCGCAGCGAATACCTGCTCGACGGCGGCCAGCGCTGCGTCTACCTGGTGCAGCCGCTGTAAGAACCTGTTCAAAGTCTCCTCGCGCCGCGACAGTGTCTTTGCGAGATGGGATGCGAGGGGGGCGCCCAGCCGCGCAATACCGCCGCAATAGCCCAGCTATTGCGAGGATTTGCAACGACGCAGACCTCCCCTGCCCGGTCGGCCCTCGCCGGGTGCCCCTTCCCGGGCAGCGCAAAGCCACTGTCCCGAAGGGTTGGAGTGAAATCGGGCGATTTCTGCGCGCTGGCCCTTGCTTGCACCCCGGTGCAAGCTGCGTTCCATCCCTTCGAACTCATCCCGATTGCACTCCAACGCGGCTGCGTAGAGACTTTGAACAGGTTCTAAGGCCGCCGCCTGACGCAGCGCAGCTGGCTCAGGCGCAAGCCGCTGCTTCGCCATCCTCCTGGGATGCACTGCGGGACTGGGTCTGCGGCTTGGCCATGCGCAGACATACCAGCCAGGCCAGCAAGGCCAGGCCCGCGGCACCCCAGAGCGCATGCTGCAGGCCCCGGGCATTGGCCTGGCGGATGGTCTCAGCGCCAGCCCCTTCCAGCCCAGCCAGCGGCGCGGCCGCCAGCATCACCAGCAAGGCCAGGCCCAGCGCCGCGCCCACCTGCTGCGCGGTGGCAGCCACACCGGACGCCACGCCTTGGCGCGCCGGCGCAATACCCTGGCCCACGAGCACCCACATGCCGGTCCAGCTCGCACCCTGGCCCAGGCTCATCACCACAAAGCCGGGTACCAGCCCGGCATAGTTGCCGGCCAGCGGCAGCACCGCAGCTATCCAGACCATGCCCAGCACTCCGGCGGCCCAGCCCCGCAGCAGCACGCTGCGGGTGCCCTGCTGCGCCAGGCCGCGCTCGGCCAGGCGTATGCCCCAGGTGCACACCGCCGTCGGCAGCACAAAGGCCAGGCCGGCCTGCAGCGGGCTCCAGCCCAGCACCTGCTGAAAATACAGACCCAGAAAGTAATACTGCACGCCGTAGCTGCTCATGAACAGCATGGCCAGCAGCATGCTGGTCTGCAAGCTGCCCACCCGCAGCATGGCCAGCGGCATCAGGGGCGCAGCCACCCGCGCTTCGGTGCGCCAGAATAGACCGAGCGCGGCCAGCGCCAGCAGCAGCAGGCCCAGTGTGCGCCCGTCAGCCCAGCCCCATTGCGGGCCCTGCACCAGCAGCGCCACCCAGGCGCTGGTACCGACGGTCACGCTGATGCAGCCCAGCAGGTCAAAGCGGCGCTGTGCAGCCGGCACTGCTGGCATCGCAGGCAGGTAGCGGCCAGCGGCGAGCGCGCAGGGCCAGGCAATCGGCACCAGCACCCACAGCACCCAGTGCCAGCCCAGGGTCTGGGTGAGCAAGCCGCCCAGCAAGGCGCCAGCCGCCAGGCCGCCGGCACTGGCCATGCTCCACACGGCCAGCGCACGGTTGCGCGCAGCGCCTGCGGCATACAAGGTATTGATCATCGACAAGGTGGCCGGGAACAGCAGCGCCGCTGCCACCCCCTGCCCGGCACGCGCCGCCACCAACTGCCAGGGCAGATGCGCAAAGCCGCCAGCCAAGGAGGCCAGGCCAAACAGCGCCATCGCTGCCACATACATGCGGCGCTGGCCCAGCAGATCAGCGCAGCGCCCGCCCAGCAGCAGGCAGCCGCCAAAGGCCACGCTGTAGCCGCTGATGACCCATTGCAGGTGGCGGGCATCGAGCTGCAGCTGCTGGCCCATGGCATCCAGCGCGACAAAGACAATCGTCGCGTCGAGCGCAATCAGCAGTTGCGCAAACGACAGCAAGGCCAGCGCGGCGCGCGGATGGCGCAGCAAAGCAGGCTGGCGCAGGGGTTCTTCAAGGGTCACGTCATCACTCCGACAAGGGAAAAAGCATGCGGCGCGGTCTGCGCGCAGAAAACCTGCAGCACTGGGTGCCTGCAGGCGGGTGATGACCGGTCATGGCGCCATGGTATTTAAATCAATAACGAAGATAAATAGCAAAAATATCTTTTACTTATGCAAAAATGAATCAATACCCTTGCTGGAGCCATCCATGGATTTGAACGCGGTACAGATGCTGATCAAGGTGGCCGAGCACAAGAGCTTTACCCAGGCCGCGCACAGCCTGCGCACCACGCAGTCGCGCATCTCCCGCGCCATTGCACAGCTGGAGGCCGACCTGGGCACGCGCCTGCTGCACCGCAATACCCGCAATGTGTCGCTGACCCCCGATGGCTGCCTGCTGGTCGACCGCAGTGCCGCGCTGATCGCCGGGCTGGACGATGCCAAGCAGCAGCTGTTGGACCGGCGCTGCGAGCCCACCGGCGTGCTGCGCATGACGGCGCCTTCGGTGCTCGGCCGCATGGTGCTGACACCCCTGCTGGGCCAGCTGCTGCAGCAGCACCCGGGTCTGCAGATCGAGGCCAGCTTCACCGACCGCCTGGTGGACATGGTGGACGAGGGTTTTGACGCTGCGGTGCGCATCGGCCCCTTGCTCGACAGCCGGATGATCGGCCGGCCGCTGCCGCCGCTGCACTGGGTGACGGTCGCCTCACCGGCCTATACCGCCCGCCACGGCCGGCCGCAAAACCTGCAAGAGCTGGCCACGCACCGCTGCCTGTCGGTCTACAACCACTACCGGGGTTTTGCCGTTCCCTGGCAGTTTCGCCACCCCAACGGCAGCACCATCGACTGGCCCGCGCCCCACGCGATCAGATTCGACAGTGGTGACCCGTTGATCGAAGGCGCGATTGCCGGCCTGGGCGTGGCCCAGGTGATGGGGTTTGCGGTGCGCGATGCGCTGGCCGATGGCCGGCTGGAGCGGCTGCTGCCCGCGCTGGAAGGCCGCAGCCGCGCGCTCTCCGTGGTCTACCCGCGCACGCGCCATGCCTCACCCAAGGTGCAGGCGCTGTGCCAGCTGCTCTTGGCGCGCAGCGCCTGGTGATCGCACCAGCCCAGGAAGGCTCTGGCGCGCCATGCCGGCTGGCGGCGATTGTTCAAATCCATGCAACGCTGCGTTCAAACCCGGGGCACCCCAAACAGGCGCAGACGCCCTACAGTAGATCCAGGCGCCAAGAACGGATCGCATACCGGTTCTGGAGACGCTCCCACCGCTGTAGCGGTCCCTCTTCATCGACAAAGGAAATATTCACCATGGCTAAAGTTCTGGTTCTCTACCATTCCATGTACGGTCACATCGAGACCATGGCCGGCAAGATCGCCGAAGGCGCACGCAGTGTCGCCGGCACCGAGGTGGTCATCAAGCGCGTACCCGAGACCATGCCGCAAGAGGCTTTCCAGGCCGCTGGCGGCAAGGTGGACCAGGCAGCCGCTGTGGCCACGCCAGCCGAGCTCGCCGAGTACGACGCCATCATCTTTGGCACCCCCACCCGTTTTGGCAATATGAGCGGCCAGATGCGCAGCTTCCTCGACCAGACTGGGGGCCTGTGGGCCAAGGGCGCGCTGTCGGGCAAGGTCGGCAGCGTGTTCACGTCGACGGGCACCTTGGGCGGCCAGGAAACCACCGTGACCTCGTTCTGGAACACCCTGGCCCACCACGGCATGGTGATCGTGCCCGCCGGTTTTGGCCTGCCTTCGCAGTTTGACCTGTCGCAGGCCAAGGGCGGCTCGCCCTACGGCGCAGCCACCCTGGCCGGTGCCGATGGCTCGCGCCAGCCCTCCGCCCCCGAGCTGGAACTGGCCTTTGCCCAGGGCGCCAAGGTTGCTGCACTTGCTGCCAAGCTGAGCGCATGAACCGCTGCCGGCCCGCCCGGCGGCAACCGTCCTAGAACGTAAAAAAGCCAGTCAGATGTTCTGACTGGCTTTTCCGCTTTTGTGCCTTGGGGCGTCTGCCACCGGAGTGGCGGCAGGGCAATGCCGCTTACTTGGCGGCCAGGCGCTGCCAGGTGTCGATCACACTGTCGGGGTTCAGCGAGATCGAGGCAATGCCCTTGTCCGCCAGCCACTGCGCAAAGTCCGGATGGTCCGAAGGGCCCTGGCCGCAGATACCGACGTACTTGTTCTGGGCCAGGCAGGCCGTGATGGCGCATTCGAGCATCTTCTTGACGGCAGGGTCGCGCTCGTCAAAGTCGGCAGCCAGCAGCTCCAGACCGGAGTCACGGTCCAGGCCCAGCGTCAGCTGGGTCAGGTCGTTCGAGCCGATCGAGAAGCCATCGAAGTACTCCAGGAACTCATCGGCCAGGATGGCGTTCGAGGGCACTTCGCACATCATGATGACTTCCAGGCCGTTCTCGCCGCGCTTCAAGCCATTGGCCGCCAGCAGCTCGGTCACGCGCTTGGCCTGGTCCAGGGTGCGCACGAAGGGGATCATGATCTTGACATTGGTCAGGCCCATGTCGTTACGCACGCGCTTGAGCGCTTCGCACTCCATCTTGAAGGCTTCGCCAAAATCCTTGGAGATGTAGCGCGCCGCACCCCGGAAGCCCAGCATCGGGTTTTCTTCATCGGGCTCGTAGCGGCTGCCGCCGATCAGCTTGCG encodes the following:
- a CDS encoding helix-turn-helix transcriptional regulator gives rise to the protein MPSLPIDPSSTMRMLEALKRQAPASTADLARTLQMTAEAARQQINKLADQGLVQADLQKPAGAGRPRQLWTLTAAGQRYFPDAHAQLTVQLIGAIEKLFGQQGMDGLISEREAQSRSRYRQACTAPGLPERLAQLAEVRTQEGYMAHVEPHPQGWLLVEHHCPICAAAQSCRGFCRSEQALFQEVVAGLATLERSEYLLDGGQRCVYLVQPL
- a CDS encoding LysR family transcriptional regulator, whose amino-acid sequence is MDLNAVQMLIKVAEHKSFTQAAHSLRTTQSRISRAIAQLEADLGTRLLHRNTRNVSLTPDGCLLVDRSAALIAGLDDAKQQLLDRRCEPTGVLRMTAPSVLGRMVLTPLLGQLLQQHPGLQIEASFTDRLVDMVDEGFDAAVRIGPLLDSRMIGRPLPPLHWVTVASPAYTARHGRPQNLQELATHRCLSVYNHYRGFAVPWQFRHPNGSTIDWPAPHAIRFDSGDPLIEGAIAGLGVAQVMGFAVRDALADGRLERLLPALEGRSRALSVVYPRTRHASPKVQALCQLLLARSAW
- a CDS encoding MFS transporter; the encoded protein is MTLEEPLRQPALLRHPRAALALLSFAQLLIALDATIVFVALDAMGQQLQLDARHLQWVISGYSVAFGGCLLLGGRCADLLGQRRMYVAAMALFGLASLAGGFAHLPWQLVAARAGQGVAAALLFPATLSMINTLYAAGAARNRALAVWSMASAGGLAAGALLGGLLTQTLGWHWVLWVLVPIAWPCALAAGRYLPAMPAVPAAQRRFDLLGCISVTVGTSAWVALLVQGPQWGWADGRTLGLLLLALAALGLFWRTEARVAAPLMPLAMLRVGSLQTSMLLAMLFMSSYGVQYYFLGLYFQQVLGWSPLQAGLAFVLPTAVCTWGIRLAERGLAQQGTRSVLLRGWAAGVLGMVWIAAVLPLAGNYAGLVPGFVVMSLGQGASWTGMWVLVGQGIAPARQGVASGVAATAQQVGAALGLALLVMLAAAPLAGLEGAGAETIRQANARGLQHALWGAAGLALLAWLVCLRMAKPQTQSRSASQEDGEAAACA
- a CDS encoding MFS transporter: MASSTSSPLTTGAAPVPEAPAGWAQLLGRPHGLKALALTGAVAMHAINVHIVTTILPSVVQEIGGLAWYAWSTTLFVVASIIGAALAVRMLAGWGARGAMLAGLLVFSLGSLLCAMAPSMPMLLLGRAVQGLGGGAVGALSYTLIRLVFPPALWPRAIGLISAMWGVATLSGPAVGGLFAQAGHWRLAFGALLPSLVLQMLLVQHQLAPQRLLRSTPAQDGRIAGLQIVLLALSVLLVAAASVVTAPLWQWLLGAAGLLAGAAAIWHERRASRRLLPEGSTALGQPLGMLYAAIALLLVGTMTEVFVPYLLQHLHGLQPLTAGYVTALLAGGWSVASVLFSGKSGRAGRALMLIGPVLCTLALVALALAMPWQGQAALVVCGLALAVLGLGVGMAWPHVLNAIMHSASAQEADSAASGITMVQLYGMAVGAALVGLVANALGLTALGDPAALGRSALWLFAVFALFPALAAWSLRRFLRRAAAL
- the wrbA gene encoding NAD(P)H:quinone oxidoreductase encodes the protein MAKVLVLYHSMYGHIETMAGKIAEGARSVAGTEVVIKRVPETMPQEAFQAAGGKVDQAAAVATPAELAEYDAIIFGTPTRFGNMSGQMRSFLDQTGGLWAKGALSGKVGSVFTSTGTLGGQETTVTSFWNTLAHHGMVIVPAGFGLPSQFDLSQAKGGSPYGAATLAGADGSRQPSAPELELAFAQGAKVAALAAKLSA